In Ovis aries strain OAR_USU_Benz2616 breed Rambouillet chromosome 13, ARS-UI_Ramb_v3.0, whole genome shotgun sequence, the genomic window agcaccagtcctaaTCAGCATTATTTTGATTAAGTTACATTATTGGCAAAGGTGAAGGAATTTCATAAATGTGATCCAAATAAATGTGATTAAATTAGTCAAAATTTATTGAATCAAAAGGGCCATTTCCTTTGGTGAGCCCTTTTAAAGCCCTCTTCTTTGAGCCAAGGGACTTGAAGCTGCAGAGATTCTCTTGCTGGCCTTGACAAAATAAGCCACCATGCTGAGAGGGGGCCTGTGAGGAAAGAAACTGAGTGGCTTTTAGGAATCCAGAATGGCACCAGCTGACAGGAAGAAAACGGGCCTCAGTCCTTTaaccacaaggaactgaattctgcccaCTGCCACGTGATTTTTGGAAGAGGACACTGAGCTCCAGAAGAGAGCACAGCTCAGCCAACAGCTGGACTGCAACCTTGAGATCTTGAGCAGAGAACCCAGCTAAGGACTCCAGGCCCATGGAGATTATGAAATAAGAAATGCATGTTGTTTTGTCATCAACTTTGTTGCATTTTGTTACATTGGAACAGATGGTCAATACGTCAGCCTATAGGCGTTTTTAAAGCCCTGGAACCAAACGGTTCAAACAGCCTATGCCAGGAACCTGACCCAGAGCTGTATCAGAGAGCGTGAATGGAGGATTGGAGTGGGTGGGACACACCCTGCCAACCGCCCACCAATGCTTCCTACTTCTTTCAGCCACTAGGTGTCCCCAGAGCCCACATAAGCAGGTATACCTGCACCTTTCACAGGTCAGAATCCatttcagaaggaaatggaaggaaCCAAAACAATGATCTCTCTTCTATTCCTGGTTCCCTCTCCCCCGCATCACCCTGGGAGCAGCAGGGTGGGAGAGTGGGGGTAGGACTAAGGCCTCCGAAGGGGAGGCGGCTGGCCCAAGGCCCGCAGTGCTCTAGCACCATCTCTGGCTTGGGGTTTTATacactccctgccctgccccctcccagggcATTGTGAAGGGCAAATAGACCGttagcctctctctctccagcctaGGCCAGGGGAGGGACTGCAAATGAGAACACCACCAGCAGAGGACTCTGGAGTGACTTGTAGGCTGAAGCTGGGGTTTCTAATTGACGCCCGACAGGAAAGAGTGGAATGTGTGCAGCCCCAGGGTGGGGAGACAGTTGAACTCCTCCTGATGGGGTGGGCATCAAAGGTGCCCAGCTCAGCTGCAGTTGCTGGGCCAGTGACCCTATTCCCTTTGTCCTGTCCCTTCCACCCTCTGTTGCAGACTGGGTTTTCCAGAAGCAGACACTGAGACTAAGTTTCAGGTGCAAGATATTTATTAGGGATAAagacctgtgaaaagaagagggtggAGGCAGGATTGGGTACAGGAGGTCAAACTGTGCTGCCAGCGTGGACAAGCCCAAGCCTCCCTGAAGGGGCCCTAGGATGAGTACCCCGGGGTGCAGGGCAGGGCAGATACTATGTCTGTCCCACCTGAAGGTTGGAACTTAAGTGGCAGGGATTTATACTTGCATACATTCAGACACCAGATGCAGGCTGCCCTGGGGTGAATCAGTTCTCTTCCtcaccttttctttcttaaaggttttgttttggtttgtggcCATCTTGTTTTCAATCACAGACTATGAGGAAGCATTCACTATAATTCCTGTACTCCCAGACCCCTTCTGTAGATGCCCAGACCTCCCAAACCTGCTCTAGTCCTCTTTTAAAACATCCATGGTATTCCAGTCCCAAATACCCTAAATGAGGTCTGAACACTTGGCCTTGGTTCTTACTGGGCAAACACACTTTGTCCAACCTAAGGAATTCACTGGATCTGGTAGAGGAAGAATAAGGGGGACAGGGGTCAGTGGGACAAAAGTTTTGAAAAGCCTTGGTCTCAGTTCCCAAAACACACTGGTAAGAATCTCAAGGACTGGAATCATCACGGCTTCTGCTGCTCTTCTTCAATCATCCAGTACATCTACATGAGGGGCCAGTTACATGCTAGGCGTGAGGACCAGCCCCACAGCTCCAGACCCCGAGCTACCAGCCTAACACTATCTGCAGATTCAAGCTGGGAGAGGCAGCACCCTAAAATAGCACTTCACTAGGAGACAGAAGCCAAAATTTAGGGCCCTGTCTCTGACCCAGGCTGTTTGAAGGCCCTTTACAAGTTGCCTCTGCACCTTTGCCCTAATATCCCTCCTCTGGACAGTGGAGTAATACAATTTATGGAGCACCATGTTAAATGCCTCTCACCTCAAACTTTACTCTGAAGCAGGTGCTATTATCATCCCCATGtcacataaatggaaaaaagagTCAGGGTAAAGTTAATGTGCTCAGGGGCACACAGGTGCTCAGCAGTGGTATCAGGCTTTGGGCCCAGACATTGTGGCTCAACCCtgatcctttttttaaatttttaattgaaaaataattgcttttacagtattgtgttggtttctaacaaatatcaacatgagtcagccatggtcAACCCTGATTCTTAATCTTCATTAAGGTCAGGGTCAAACTGATGCCCTTGGAACCAGGTGTGCCTACACAAGTGTTTCACTTGGTCCctaaggatttaaaaaatatatttgaaccaactttcattttgaaattgaGATGTTCACAGAAAATCCAGATTTACatcttctcttgaaaaatttaGCCCCCTGGGCACAGTGGGCTGCACTCCCATAGGGTCACAACTGGCAGGAGGTGAGCCATTGCTCCCCTTGAAGTGGGTCATGAAGCCAGTGTCCACCCAGactctcattcattcatgtcaCCTGCCTGGCCTCTGTAGGGACAAGCCTGCCATCCTTAATGAAGACCAGGAGTCCTGAGATGGGGGGAGCAGAGAGACCTAGAGGGGCCAGGTGCCTCCTTGCCTGGAACCTCGAGCTCTTCCTGCATGGTGCTAAGTCACAGGGACTTGAATCTGTCAGACTGTTTGGGGAGGGTTGAGGAAAGGCAAAGACATGTAGAACCACAGGGCGAGATGGGGCAAATACACTTTATTCAGTCCTGGCGTAAGTCCTGCTGTGGGTGCCAGTGCCCCAGATCAGAGGGACCCCTCCCCTCAGCTACGAGACTAGTTCTCCAAGACCACAGACAGTGACATCTCTTCACTCACATGACGTTTTCTGGgatttttcattgtctttttttttgttgttatttttctttaaaaaaaaaagagagagagagagagaaagagagaaagagcgcGCGCAAAAAGGCCCAGAGCCGGAGCACCAAGCTTAAAGGAGGCAGCTGGTGGCTTTGTCAGCGACGGGAACGCGTGGGGCAGAGCCCTGCAGAGACCCTGGGCAGGGGTCCCGGAGGACTCTGGGACCGTTTGTTCCTgagatttgtgtgtgtgaatgagaGTGTGTGCACACCCGGGAGGGTGAACACACGCCGGTGAGATACAGGTAGTGAGGGTAAAGGGGGCATGGGGAGGCCGGAGGGGCGGAGCTTGAGCGGGGAGTTGGAGGGAGAGAGTAACAGCATCAGGGGCAGGGTTTCCCAGGGGCACCCCAAACTGGACAGAGTAGCAGCTGGGCGCCAACAGGACACCACTACTCTGAACCTCCCTTCAGTCTCACTGGCCCAGGTGATGGTCTCTCAAGCCAGCTGCTGAGAAGGGGGGTCTTTTCTTGCTTCTTCATCTGCTATCATGCCTCAGTCTCAACCCCCTAGTTGAGTACCGACGTGTTTGTTTCTCCCACTGAATACTGTCTCTGTAGGCAAAGGGATCTGGATGACAGGTAGGGGCGGTGGGCTTAGGAGGGAGTCCAGGCTGGGAGTGTGCCCTGAGGTGATAAGGGCacttggggagggggtggggcggaCAAAAGGACCCTGTCCCCACACAAACGACTACATGTCTTgattctgagttttctttttctctcctgaagGATTTCCAGAGAAAAACCCTGCCCCCCAATTCCCAGGTGGGGGAAAGAAAGGTTGGCTTCTTGGAACCAAGACAGGCTGTTGAGGCAGTCAAGCAGtcggtgtggggggtggggggttgtggGGGTGCATATGGGCTGGGCGACCCCGTAAGGGGAAAGGGGCTATGCCACTTGGGAGTTCCAAGCTCCACACCAACCCTTCCGGGCTGGCTAGTCTTTCTCCCCCTTCCGACTGCTCCTCCCATTTAAGGCAGTGACGCCCCGTCGGGTTGAACGGAAGCCGTGGCTCCTGGATCAAACGATTTCTCAGGATCGCTCTATATCCGCCCCCCTTCTTCCCAGAGCGGCTGACCGAGGCTAGTGGTTCAGCAGGGaccagccccctcctcccaaGAAGCATTAGGCATGCGCAAGAAGGGGGCGGGGTCCCAGTGCTCCCGGGGGAAAAGGAGcgtgcccctccccctccccgggAGGGAAGGGCAAGGGAGGAGGGCGCAGGGCCGCCCAGCTGCAGCGCCCCCCTAAACGAGACAGAAGGCGGGCTGGGAGCAGGCGGAGGGAGTCTAGAGCCAAGGGCAGGGGCGTGTCCTCCGGCCAAGAGGAGGGGCGTGTGCAAAATGGGGGAGGGGTACAGGTCTCTCGGAGAGGATGGGAGGTGTATCGGAGGGGGGGGCTGGCTGCTGGTGGCTCGCGGGAGGGGGCAAGATGGGGAAAGGCTCGGATGTCGGAGAAAGGGTGGGGGTTGGGCTGTCTTGGGGTGTGTCTGCGGGGGAAGGGCTTGTCTGGATTTGAAGGGGGATGGGCACGTCTAGGAGGGGGGAGGCTGTGCGGGAGATGGGGTGCCAGCCTCGGCCTCCGAGGGGCCCCAATACCTGATTCCTGTATGTAAACAGCTGGTTTGGGGGCGTGCGCGCCCCGCTGACGATGGGCTCAGTAGGTGAAAACCAGGTCGGCGATGCTAGACGGGCGCCAGTCCCCTGCGATCATCTCGGTAACCTCGGGGGTGCAGTAGTCCGGGAACTCGAAGTGCGACGTGCCCGAGGGGGGCGGCAGGTCCGGATCGCGGTCCAGGGCGCTGCAGTCCAGGCCCGCGGGGCCGGGGGGCCCCCTGGACAGAAAGCCCAACGGCTCCTCCCCCGACGCCACCTTCTCCTCTTCGCCTTCctcggccgccgccgcctcctcctcctcttcctccggCTCCTCGTCCTCCGACGGAGTTGGGGAGGCGGCGGTGACAGCCGCCCCCTCGCCCGACGGCCCTTGGGCACGCTCGACTGGTCCTCTGGCGGCCCGCCCCGCCGGGACCATCCTCCACAGCTCGCGTCCGGGGGTCTCCACCAGGCGCACTTCCAGCAGCTCCTCGTCGTCTTCGTCGTCGTCGTCCTCGGGCGCCGCCGCGCCGCCCCCTAAAGGCCCTCCCGCCGCTCGGCGGCCCCCGCGGCCAGGCAGTTGCGGCCCGGGCTTGAGCCTGctaccgccgccgccgccgccggggggGCGGGGCCGCGCCTTGGCGGGCGCCCCCTTGCTCTTTTTGCGCGGCCGGTACTTGTAGTCCGGGTAGTCCGCCATGTGCTTGAGGCGCAGCCGCTCCGCCTCCCGCACGAACGGGATCTTCTCCGAGTCCTGCAGCAGCTGCCAGCGGCGGCCCAGGCGCTTGGAGATCTCGGCGTTGTGCATGTCGGGCCACTGGTCCATGATCTTCCGCCGTTCGTGCTGCGACCACACCATGAACGCGTTCATCGGTCTCTTAATGTGGCCGCTCGGGGTCTTGCACCAGCCGGGCTCACGCGCCCCCTCCTCGGCCGGCCCGGGCCCCGGGGGCGGTGGCCCGCCGTCCCGCTTGGCCCTCGCGCCCCGCTGCTGCACCATCGCGCCTGGGCCCGGGGCCGCTAGACGCCGCCGGGGGCCGTCCGCATCCTCcgcggctgggggtgggggaggaggcagcagcGACGGAGGGGCGGCCCCGCCCCGCAGCTCAGCCCGGCCCCCGCGAGCTAGGGAGCGAAGAGCTGGGCGCTCCGGCCCAACGGACGGCGGGGGGGAGAAGGTCAGCGGCGCGGTCTCAGGCGGGCTCAGCGCGCCCCCGCCGCCTCCGGCAAGTTGTGCCCCGCAGCGCGCCACACATTGTTTTGCGGGGGGCGGAGGAACGGCACCCCTCAGGCCCCGGCGGGCTCTTCTTGCAGCCTCCTGCTCGGCTGCGGCCCGCGCGCGCCGCTCCCCACCCTGCCGCCTTCCAGTGTCTTTCTCCCCGCGCGGCCCCGCCGGCGCGCGCGCCACCCCTCCCCCTCGCCGTCTGCGGGCCGCTGCGGCGCGCGCGGGGCCGCCCCGTGTAAACACCGAGGTGCCCGCTCGGGCTACGGCCGGGCCACGCCTCGCGCTCGGGCTGCGCGTCACCCGTTGCTGGGCAGAGAACCTGGTATTTGCATCTCCCAATCGCTGGCTGCCGAAGCGGGGCGGGGCTCGGGCTGCCAGGCTGGGCGGTCTGGTGGCTGGGATTGGGGGTGTCGGATGAAGTCGGTTTCTTTTCTTAGGCTGGGGACTAGCGGGAGGGTGAGGGGACGCCGAGCAGGCTTCCCATCTGGCTCCCAAAGTCAGTCCCCGCCCCGCGTTGCCTTTGAAATTTTAGCTTACTCAGTGACACCTGCCGCCAGGTAGGACCTCGGCTCTCTCCTTTTTAGGGGGCGTCTTTTTGAACCGTCCCAGAGCAGAAGGTGAGGAGACGTAGGCTCAGGAAAGCTCTTTAAGGGGACAACCTCATCGTGTCATTGATGTAACCCTTGCCTAGTATCCAGCCACATAGGGGCTCAACAAATGTTTTGGGTCCGATGAACCAAACCTCTTCacatttttctcctcctttgaGGCACCACGCGAGTCCTGAGAAAGAAGGGCACATGCCGCCCACTTTCCAGGTGCAAAACACCAAAGATCTGCAGATTAGGACTCATCCTAGGCTCGCGGTCCCAGCTCTCTCTTCCCTGCACAGCGCACGAAGGGGCCGGGACACCTCGCCTACCAACTGAGGGTCCTGAGTAGGGCGAACTTCCCGCTTTTCACAGTTCTTAGGCGAGGTTTGAAGATACGTGGGTGCCCCATTCTCAGGTCCCACACCCACATCGCGGCCAGCCCGGTGCCAGACTGGGGCGCGATTGCCCCTCCCGAGTCTGGAAAAGCGTGCGCGGGCACGGGGGCGGAGCCCGGCCAAGGGGCGTGTACGAGGCGCACGCTCGAGGCGCGTGGCGGGGAGGGGCTGCGCGCTCCCATCTCACCACGTGTGAGCTAGCTCGGGCACTGCGGGGCGTGTGCTGCCCCTGGGGGAGGTCACCTTCACCGCGCGCACGTGGGCCCGGCGATGGGATGGGGCGCTGAAGCGTCGCTCCACGGAGTCGAGAGCTGGGAGGGGTCGGGGTGAGGGTCTGTAGGGTAGCATTTTGCTGGGGGCATAGTGGGCAGTATCCAGGCTGGAAGGTGCGGGTCTCAGGCTGTAGACCTCACCCACCCCTGGACGGGCGGGGGCTGAGAGCGCAGCCGGAaagtctggggtggggaggaagggtcGGGGTGCGGCCCCGCAGATGCTGGGGGGCGGGGTGATGCTCTGGGTGCCCGGGAGGGAAACTGGAGCTTCGGTGGCGGGAGGGGGCGACTCTTAAAGGCACAGGGCACTCGGAAGGGAAAGGTTCTACACCCAGCCAAACTGTTCTTCCGGCCTTTTATTGGAAGCTGAGATCTGACGATCCCCGAGTTTAAACCTTCACAACGGTAGCCTGGACGGTTCAATGCTCGATGGAGTCAGGATTCCTGTATTCATATCTCAATGCCTCCTTTTGCTTGcccttaaaatagaaaaaagcagTTTCTTCCTCATATGGTTATTTTACAGATTAAATGGGATATAGATATTAGAATTTCAAGTACTTGTCTCCTGAATATTCCTCAAACACAGAAGGCTTGGACCAACCTCAGGGCCTTTATAGACGCTGTCTCTTCAGCCTAGGAAATTCTCCCCCATCCCCACATGGCTGGTCCATCTCATTCTAGCCTCAGTTCACACTGACTCTGGAGATGGCCTGCCCTGACCACTCTCTGCTGTTGCCCACCCATTCCCGTGTCTCAGCTACACAGAATTGTAGGTCTGTGACAGTTTTATCATTGCCCATGATTGGTTCGGGTCATGGTTGTATATACTTATTTGTATATAATACAGTAAAACCTGGTGACATCAGCAGCTCAACACAAGAACTGGAACATGGATAACAACCTACCTTCTCCTATGAACTCctttcccatcccatcccctgcTTCTTCTCACCTGATGTAATGTTTATCCTAAATCTTCtcttatacttaaaaaaagatgagcagctttattaagatataatttatatactagactatttactcatttaaaatatacaattcaaTGAGATATTAATTGAGCTATGCATCCATCACCACAATCAGTTTTAGAGTATTTTCATCATTCCCCAAAGAAACTCTACTCATTAACtcctccatctcttcctcttctgtaacCCCCAGCTCTAGGCAACCataaatctactttctgtctcaatAGATTTGCTgccccattttacattcctatcagcagtgtatgagggtttcaatttctcctttctctttttaaaatgttttcttaaaaatacattatcttGCCTTTAGTTTTAGCATAAAGGTATGCTGtatgtaatgcaggagacctgggttgggaagatcccctggagaagggtaaggctacccactccagcattctggcctggagaattccatggactgtcgcaaagagtcagacatgactgagcaattttcccATGCTGTATGTAATACTCTGCTATTTACTTTCTAATTATTATAGTGGTAAGATTCATCTGAATGATTGCACCTGTGTAGGGTTCCTTCATTTTTCCATTGCAGGGATGTACTACAATTTTTCTATCTAGTGTCCTATTCCTGGACATTTGTGTTATTGCCAGGTTTTTGGTCTTATGAAGAATGTTCCTGTTAACAATCCTAAATGTGTTCCTGGTGTTCAAGTGCTGGAAGGTCTCCCAGGTATCTTATGGGAAGTGTGGTGGCTGCCTCTGAGATATATGAATGCTGTACCAGATTACTTTTCCACCAACAACATAGAAGAGATCCTCTTCATCTGGACATCTTGTCCAAAGTTTGGTATTGTTAGACTCTTTAATTTTTGCTTGCATTATTCTAACTCCTCAccctttctctttgctttatACCACTCACcacatttcagaatattttatttgttcaattGTTTTTTGCCCATCTCCCCTCCACTGGACTGCCAGCTCCAAGAGAGCAgagatttttgtcttttgtttcctgCTCTGTCCCTAGGAGAGTGCCTGGtgcacagtaggtactcaatacatatttattaaatgaatcacAGTCAGTGGTCAGATTCCTCTGGGAGCCAAGGGAAAGAAGTGAAATTTTGAAACCCAAACCCCAAAACTCCTGGCTGCCACTGAGATGTGGTATTTATCTGTGCACACAGATTACCCTAAGTCATTTCACATAGGAGTCCCAGAGTCTAAACCTTGCAGGCCACAGGAGTTCAAGGTCGGGCTCACCACTGAACTGTTTAATCCAGACTGTGGCAGGTAGACGCTAAAATTCTCAGAcagggttttccctggtggctcaatggtaagaatctacctgccagtgcagaagacacgggttcgattcctgtctgggaagatcccgtgtgctgaggagcaactaagtccacgcaccacagctgttgagcctgtgttccagagcccgggaactgcaactactgaagcccccaagCCCTAGAGCCCTGGTCCATCCGAAGaaaagccaccgcagtgagaagctccAGCACCACAACGAGAGAGTTGTCCCCactcatggcaactagagaaaagcctgcacacagcaatgaggaTGCAgtgcagccccccaaaaaattattcttaaaaaaatctttaaaaagattcTCAGAGAGATGCTCACCACCACTGCCCTACGAGACTGCCATCATCTCTTATCTGGTACCTGTCCAGCCTCCTTTCTGGTCCCTGTAACCAGCATGTCTCCTTCGATTCAATTCTCCTCCCTGAAGCTAGAAggatgttgtttttcagtcacaaaACTGCTTGTGCATCTTCCCTTCTTAAAACCCATCAGTGGTTTTCCCATTACTCTCAAGATAAACACTGGACTTTAACTTAGGCCAAGCATGATCTGACCCTTGCTCACCTATCTGACTCTCCTCTTTGAGTTTCTCAGTCTTGAGTCACTTTCAATTTGTGGAAAAGGCTGAGCTGACTCCCCACACAGGGTGCTAGGAAGTCCGTTCTCTCGCCTTTCCAGCACTCCTGCCTCGTGTCTGCCTCTTTAGAGCTCTCCTAACCCCATGTTCCTTTTCTTCAGAGCACCAGTGACCTGCCTAGCTCGTCTGATACtttaacagaaaatttaaaaatttaaaaaaaaaaatttatttggctatgctgggtcttagttgtggcgcacgggctcttTGTTatgtgcctgggctttctctagttgtaggaAGTGGGGACTCCTCTTTAGTTCGCGTGCTCAGGtttgggtttttatttatttacttgttgccgcttgtgggctcagtagttgaggtgcatgtcgttgccccaaggcatgtgagatcttaattccctgactaggtatcgaaccgtgtctcctgtattgcaagatGTATcttttaccactggaccaca contains:
- the SOX12 gene encoding transcription factor SOX-12 — its product is MVQQRGARAKRDGGPPPPGPGPAEEGAREPGWCKTPSGHIKRPMNAFMVWSQHERRKIMDQWPDMHNAEISKRLGRRWQLLQDSEKIPFVREAERLRLKHMADYPDYKYRPRKKSKGAPAKARPRPPGGGGGGSRLKPGPQLPGRGGRRAAGGPLGGGAAAPEDDDDEDDEELLEVRLVETPGRELWRMVPAGRAARGPVERAQGPSGEGAAVTAASPTPSEDEEPEEEEEEAAAAEEGEEEKVASGEEPLGFLSRGPPGPAGLDCSALDRDPDLPPPSGTSHFEFPDYCTPEVTEMIAGDWRPSSIADLVFTY